A window of Bradyrhizobium diazoefficiens genomic DNA:
GTCGCCGGTGTTGCCGGTCGGTCCCGGCGAGAAATGCTCGTTGCCGGTCGGCGCATGAGGAAACATTTTTCTGCGGCGTTCAATGTCATGCGGGAAGCCGCCGCAGGCGAGCACGACGCCTTGCCTTGCACGGACGCGCACATCCCGTCCTTCACGCGAAACGATCGCGCCGGTCACCGCGCCGTTCTCGGACGTGAGCTCGCGCACCGGCGAGGACAGCCACATCGGAATCTTCAGATCCAGCGCGGATTTTGCGAGGCGTCCGGCGAGCGCATTGCCGTTGGTCAAGGTCATGCCGCGGCCGTAGCGCAGCACGTCAATCAGGTGACGCGACAGGCGCTTGGCGACGTAGACCGCCGATGTCAGCGACTTCGTCACCCGCATGAAATGGATGATCTCCTTGCCGCTTCCAAGCATCATGCCGAACACGGTGAGCTCGGGCAGCGGCATACCCAGCGTCTTGATGAGGTCGCCGAGCTCGCGGCCGTCGAACGGACGCGTCACCATCGAGCGGCCACCTTGCGCGCCGCCGGGCGCCTCGGCGTGATAGTCCGGAAACACCAGCGGCATGTCGAAGCGCAAGGCCGTCCTGGTCGTGAAGAAATCGACCGCCTCCGGGCCGGCCGAGAGAAATGCATCGACGCGCGCCGCATCGTAATTGTTGCCGGCTTCGTGCCGCAGGTAAGTGCGGGCCTGCTCCGGTGTCTCCTCGATGCCATAGGCCTTCGCCAGCGACGTGCCGGGAATCCAGAGCCAGCCTCCGGAACGGGCGGTGGTGCCGCCGAAGCGCGGCTCCTTCTCGACGATCAGCACGTCGAGCCCGCGATAACGTGCGGTGATCGCGGCCGACATGCCGGAGGCGCCGGATCCGGCCACGAGCACATCGCACTCGTAAGTCTCAATCGCGCTATGCTCGCTGCCGGTCATCCGGGCCTCACTTTTTCAGGAGC
This region includes:
- a CDS encoding FAD-dependent oxidoreductase, giving the protein MTGSEHSAIETYECDVLVAGSGASGMSAAITARYRGLDVLIVEKEPRFGGTTARSGGWLWIPGTSLAKAYGIEETPEQARTYLRHEAGNNYDAARVDAFLSAGPEAVDFFTTRTALRFDMPLVFPDYHAEAPGGAQGGRSMVTRPFDGRELGDLIKTLGMPLPELTVFGMMLGSGKEIIHFMRVTKSLTSAVYVAKRLSRHLIDVLRYGRGMTLTNGNALAGRLAKSALDLKIPMWLSSPVRELTSENGAVTGAIVSREGRDVRVRARQGVVLACGGFPHDIERRRKMFPHAPTGNEHFSPGPTGNTGDGLRLAESAGGHVEHRLPNAAAWVPVSLTTRKDGSKGVMPHFIDRAKPGVIAVMRDGKRFANEGNSYHDFVQAMVKAAKPGEEIAAFLICDHKTLRKYGLGCVPPFPMPLGHHLKTGYLMRGDTLEALAAKAGIDAKAFAETVRQFNATAPQGFDAAFGKGSKAYNRYQGDAMHGPNPCVAPIENGPFYAIKMVIGDLGTYAGIVTDENARALDAEGRVIPGLYAAGNDMASIMGGNYPGAGITLGPALTFGYIAGRHLADSAARRDAA